In Brevibacillus brevis, a genomic segment contains:
- the rplN gene encoding 50S ribosomal protein L14, translated as MIQTQTRLAVADNSGAKELMCIKVLGGSGRKTANIGDVIVCSVKSATPGGVVKKGQVVKAVVVRTVSGVRRQDGSYIRFDENAAVVIKEDKSPRGTRIFGPVARELREKDFMKIISLAPEVI; from the coding sequence ATGATCCAAACTCAGACGAGATTGGCGGTTGCTGACAACTCCGGTGCAAAGGAACTCATGTGCATCAAGGTTCTGGGTGGTTCCGGTCGCAAAACGGCGAACATCGGGGATGTAATCGTGTGCTCCGTTAAATCCGCTACACCCGGCGGCGTTGTCAAGAAAGGTCAAGTAGTTAAAGCGGTTGTAGTTCGCACAGTAAGCGGCGTGCGTCGTCAGGATGGCTCTTACATCCGTTTCGACGAGAATGCAGCTGTGGTCATCAAAGAAGATAAGTCCCCTCGTGGTACCCGTATCTTCGGACCTGTGGCTCGTGAGCTCCGCGAGAAAGATTTCATGAAGATCATCTCTCTGGCTCCAGAGGTTATCTAA
- a CDS encoding type Z 30S ribosomal protein S14 yields the protein MAKKSMIIKQQRQPKFAVRAYTRCERCGRPHSVLRKFKLCRICFRELAYKGQIPGVKKASW from the coding sequence GTGGCAAAGAAATCTATGATCATCAAGCAACAGCGTCAGCCGAAGTTTGCAGTACGCGCGTACACTCGTTGCGAGCGTTGCGGACGTCCTCACTCCGTATTGCGCAAATTCAAACTCTGCCGTATTTGCTTCCGTGAACTTGCTTATAAAGGTCAAATTCCAGGCGTGAAAAAAGCAAGCTGGTAA
- the rpsQ gene encoding 30S ribosomal protein S17, whose product MTADRNMRRTVVGRVVSDKMDKTIVVLVETYKTHPLYGKRVKYSKKFKAHDENNTAKVGDIVELMETRPLSKDKRFRLVRIVEEAVIV is encoded by the coding sequence ATGACCGCAGATCGTAATATGCGTCGAACTGTAGTAGGTCGCGTTGTTTCCGACAAGATGGATAAAACCATCGTGGTTCTTGTTGAAACTTACAAGACACACCCTCTGTATGGCAAACGCGTGAAATACTCCAAGAAGTTCAAGGCTCACGACGAGAACAATACGGCAAAAGTGGGCGACATCGTAGAATTGATGGAAACTCGTCCGCTGTCCAAAGACAAACGTTTCCGTTTGGTACGTATCGTCGAAGAGGCAGTAATCGTATAA
- the rpsE gene encoding 30S ribosomal protein S5, which yields MRIDPSKLELEEKVVAVNRVAKTVKGGRRMSFSALVVVGDRNGHVGAGMGKAQEVPDAIRKAIDDAKKKLIRVPMRGTTVPHEVLCQFGAGKVLIKPASAGTGVIAGGPIRAVLELAGVGDVLSKSLGSNNPINMVNATLEGLGRLKTAEDVAKLRGKTVDELLG from the coding sequence ATGCGTATCGACCCTAGCAAATTAGAGCTCGAAGAAAAAGTAGTCGCTGTTAACCGTGTAGCGAAGACGGTTAAAGGTGGACGTCGCATGAGCTTCAGCGCCCTGGTTGTTGTGGGTGACCGTAACGGCCATGTAGGTGCTGGTATGGGTAAAGCTCAAGAAGTTCCAGACGCCATTCGCAAAGCGATTGACGATGCTAAGAAAAAATTGATCCGTGTACCAATGAGAGGAACGACTGTTCCACACGAAGTTCTGTGCCAATTTGGTGCCGGTAAAGTTCTCATCAAGCCTGCTTCCGCGGGTACTGGTGTAATCGCGGGTGGACCTATCCGTGCCGTACTCGAACTGGCTGGTGTGGGCGACGTACTGAGCAAATCTCTCGGTTCGAACAATCCTATCAACATGGTCAACGCTACGCTGGAAGGCCTGGGCCGTCTGAAAACAGCGGAAGATGTCGCGAAGCTGCGCGGTAAGACTGTTGACGAGTTGTTGGGTTAA
- the rplO gene encoding 50S ribosomal protein L15 → MKLHELQPAEGSRHTRKRIGRGIGSGTGKTAGKGHKGQNARSGGGVRPGFEGGQNPLYRRLPKRGFNNISRKEYAIVSLDALNRFEEGTVVTPELLKETGVVSALRDGVKVLANGELTVKLTVKAHKFSGAAAEKIAQVGGTTEVI, encoded by the coding sequence ATGAAATTGCATGAACTGCAACCTGCAGAAGGATCCCGTCACACACGTAAGCGCATCGGTCGCGGTATCGGTAGCGGTACTGGCAAAACTGCCGGTAAAGGTCACAAAGGTCAAAACGCTCGTTCCGGTGGCGGCGTACGCCCTGGTTTCGAGGGTGGTCAAAACCCATTGTACCGTCGTCTGCCTAAGCGCGGTTTCAATAACATCAGCCGTAAGGAATACGCGATTGTTAGCCTGGACGCGCTGAACCGTTTTGAAGAGGGTACTGTCGTAACACCTGAGCTTCTGAAAGAAACAGGTGTTGTAAGTGCGCTGCGCGATGGTGTTAAGGTTCTTGCTAACGGCGAACTGACAGTGAAGCTGACTGTAAAAGCTCACAAGTTCTCCGGAGCTGCTGCTGAGAAGATCGCACAAGTCGGTGGAACAACCGAGGTGATCTAA
- the rpmD gene encoding 50S ribosomal protein L30, which translates to MAKLQITLKRSLIGRTADQQDTVKALGLRKINSTVVKEDNAAIRGMVFKVKHLVEVKEV; encoded by the coding sequence ATGGCAAAATTGCAAATCACCCTCAAACGCAGCCTGATCGGACGTACTGCTGATCAGCAAGACACTGTAAAAGCACTGGGTCTTCGCAAAATCAACTCCACTGTGGTGAAAGAAGATAACGCCGCAATCCGTGGAATGGTTTTTAAAGTGAAGCACTTGGTTGAAGTGAAAGAAGTATAA
- the rpsH gene encoding 30S ribosomal protein S8: MVMTDPIADMLTRIRNANMVRHEKVEIPASTIKKEIARILKEEGFIRDAEFVEDNKQGIIRVFLKYGADNERVITGLKRISKPGLRVYAKNNEVPKVLGGLGCAIISTSAGVMTDKQARQAAVGGEVLAYVW; this comes from the coding sequence ATGGTTATGACTGATCCAATCGCAGATATGTTGACACGTATTCGTAACGCCAACATGGTTCGCCACGAGAAAGTGGAAATTCCGGCGTCCACCATTAAGAAGGAAATCGCGCGCATTCTGAAAGAAGAAGGCTTCATCCGCGATGCGGAGTTTGTTGAGGACAACAAACAAGGAATCATCCGCGTATTCCTGAAGTACGGTGCTGATAACGAGCGCGTAATCACAGGTCTGAAACGTATCTCCAAACCAGGTCTTCGCGTGTACGCTAAGAACAACGAAGTACCTAAGGTTCTGGGTGGCCTCGGTTGCGCAATCATCTCCACATCCGCTGGTGTAATGACGGACAAGCAAGCTCGTCAAGCAGCAGTTGGTGGAGAAGTACTTGCATACGTTTGGTAA
- the rplR gene encoding 50S ribosomal protein L18, giving the protein MFTKADKNKARKKRHLRIRRRVIGNAVRPRLNVFRSSKHIYAQLIDDATGVTLVSASSLDKELGLKNGANVEAAAAVGTLIAKRAQEKGATEVIFDRGGYIYHGRIKALAEAAREAGLQF; this is encoded by the coding sequence ATGTTTACGAAAGCTGATAAAAACAAAGCTCGGAAAAAACGTCACCTGCGTATCCGCAGACGCGTGATCGGTAACGCCGTTCGTCCACGCCTGAACGTATTCCGTTCTTCCAAGCACATCTACGCTCAACTGATTGATGATGCGACCGGTGTAACTCTGGTATCTGCATCTTCTCTGGATAAAGAGCTGGGCCTGAAAAACGGCGCCAACGTGGAAGCTGCAGCAGCAGTTGGTACACTGATCGCTAAGCGTGCACAAGAAAAAGGTGCAACTGAAGTGATCTTTGACCGCGGCGGTTACATCTATCATGGACGTATTAAAGCACTGGCAGAAGCAGCTCGTGAAGCTGGTCTGCAATTCTAA
- the rpmC gene encoding 50S ribosomal protein L29 yields MKANEYRNLTTAEIEQNVASLKEELFNLRFQLATGQLETTSRIKQVRKDIARAKTILRQRELGIG; encoded by the coding sequence ATGAAGGCTAATGAGTACCGTAATTTGACCACTGCCGAGATCGAACAAAACGTTGCTTCTTTGAAAGAAGAATTGTTCAACCTTCGTTTCCAGTTGGCTACGGGTCAACTCGAAACCACATCTCGCATCAAACAAGTGCGTAAGGATATTGCTCGTGCGAAAACCATCCTGCGCCAGAGAGAATTGGGAATCGGCTAA
- the rplE gene encoding 50S ribosomal protein L5: protein MATRLKEKYTNEIVPSLMSKFSYTSIMQVPKVEKIIINMGVGEAVGNAKSLDSAVEDLQTIAGQKPVVTRAKKSIAGFKLREGMPIGAKVTLRGERMYHFLDKLMNVSLPRVRDFRGISSKAFDGRGNYTLGLKEQLIFPEIEYDKIDKVRGMDIVIVTSAKTDEEARELLTQMGMPFRK from the coding sequence ATGGCAACAAGATTGAAAGAAAAGTATACCAACGAAATCGTGCCTTCCTTGATGAGCAAGTTCAGCTACACTTCCATCATGCAAGTGCCGAAAGTTGAAAAGATCATCATCAACATGGGTGTTGGCGAAGCGGTAGGCAACGCTAAATCCTTGGACTCTGCAGTTGAAGACCTGCAAACCATTGCTGGTCAAAAACCTGTAGTGACTCGCGCTAAGAAATCCATCGCTGGTTTCAAACTGCGTGAAGGTATGCCGATCGGTGCGAAGGTTACCCTGCGCGGCGAGCGTATGTACCACTTCCTCGACAAGTTGATGAACGTATCTCTTCCGCGTGTTCGTGACTTCCGTGGAATCTCTTCCAAGGCTTTCGACGGCCGCGGTAACTACACACTCGGTCTGAAGGAACAACTGATCTTCCCTGAGATCGAGTACGATAAAATTGACAAAGTACGCGGTATGGACATCGTAATTGTCACTTCCGCGAAAACGGACGAGGAAGCACGTGAATTGCTGACTCAAATGGGTATGCCATTCCGTAAATAA
- the rplF gene encoding 50S ribosomal protein L6, with product MSRVGKKPIVVPAGVTLTLNGTELTVKGPKGQLVRNFHEDIKINISENEVVVERPSDNKLHRSLHGTTRALVANMVKGVSEGFTRTLELVGVGYRAAKSGSGVTLSLGFSHPVEVTPEAGIEIEVPNQTTLVVKGINKERVGQVAAEIRSLRKPEPYKGKGIKYSDEVVRRKEGKKGK from the coding sequence ATGTCTCGTGTCGGTAAAAAACCGATCGTGGTACCTGCAGGCGTTACCCTCACTCTGAACGGAACTGAGCTGACGGTAAAGGGCCCTAAGGGTCAACTCGTTCGTAACTTCCATGAAGATATCAAAATCAACATCTCTGAGAACGAAGTAGTAGTAGAGCGTCCAAGCGACAACAAGCTGCATCGTTCCCTTCACGGTACGACTCGTGCGCTGGTTGCCAACATGGTAAAAGGCGTATCGGAAGGCTTCACCCGCACTCTGGAGCTGGTCGGTGTAGGTTACCGCGCAGCGAAATCCGGATCCGGTGTAACACTGTCCCTCGGTTTCTCCCACCCAGTAGAGGTAACTCCTGAAGCGGGTATCGAGATCGAAGTGCCAAACCAAACCACTCTGGTGGTTAAAGGGATCAACAAAGAGCGCGTTGGTCAAGTAGCCGCTGAAATTCGCTCGCTGCGCAAACCTGAGCCATACAAAGGCAAAGGGATCAAGTACAGCGATGAAGTGGTTCGTCGTAAAGAAGGTAAAAAGGGTAAATAA
- the rplX gene encoding 50S ribosomal protein L24, translating to MHVKKGDTVLVIAGKDKGKKGRVLAAYPKKERVLVEGINLVKKHSRPSQANPQGGIVTQEAAIHVSNVSLIDPKSGKATRIGYKVLENGKKVRYAKKSGEVLDK from the coding sequence ATGCACGTTAAAAAAGGCGACACTGTTCTCGTAATTGCGGGTAAAGATAAAGGCAAAAAAGGTCGCGTTCTCGCTGCTTATCCGAAGAAAGAACGCGTTCTGGTTGAAGGTATCAACCTCGTTAAGAAACACAGCCGTCCGTCCCAAGCAAACCCGCAAGGTGGCATTGTGACACAAGAAGCGGCGATCCACGTTTCCAACGTATCTTTGATCGATCCGAAGTCCGGTAAAGCTACTCGCATCGGTTACAAAGTATTGGAAAACGGCAAGAAAGTTCGGTACGCGAAAAAGTCTGGCGAAGTACTCGACAAGTAG